Part of the Citrobacter sp. Marseille-Q6884 genome, CATTGCTCTGACACCGGCAATACTCTTCCGGGCGCTACGCCGCAGAGTTCATCCTCCGGGACATCATCAAGCAGCGGACGTAACAGCACGTACGCCATGGCTTCAGGAATGGGCACAACGTGCAGCAACCCCTGACCAGGCAGCATATCAGAGAGCGCTGTCCAGCCCTGGAATGTCCGAAACACGGAACATTTGGTGGTGTTGTCCACCGTGTACTCTTCAACTTCCGTACGATGTGCCGCATGCCAGGGATCGTATTTCGCCAGATTGCCATTAAAGACGTTGGCGAAAACACGCTGATACGCCGGAAGCAGCCAGCGTTCCAGTGCCCCGGAGTCGGTATGCGCTCCGAGACCTTTGGAGGTCGTTCCGGGTGGGCGGCGGCGGATACGGTCAGGGTAGATGACGCTCACATCCGGGTTAAACCATTGCTTTCCATCACTTTCAAATGTCCACAGGCGATTGAGAAACGACTGCGCATTCGCCATTTCTTCACTTTGGCGGGCCTGCATTTGCGCCTGTGACCAGTAGATGGGGTAAATCTCGGGACGTGAAGCGCTGAGCGTTCCGAAGAAATTATCGCCGGGGCCTTTGTAGACCTCGTCAAAGCGGTTGCGGTCCAGATAGTCCAGCATCGACTGATCCCAGCCTAGCGCCTGCTCGCGGGGGAAATGGCCTTTTATCACCGCGCAACCGCGACGTTTAATCTGTTCGCGCTGCTCTGCAGTAACATTGCCAGCTTTGATATCGGCATAAGACAGTACCGGCCAGACGGCATCGCCCTGTGCTTTGAGTGCGTTGATTTCAGCCACTCGCGTGGCAATGTCATCGCTTAGCTGATTAAAGATCTGCTGGACGTCGCCAAGCTGCGCCCGCAGCGCGTGCTTCATCTGACGGATAGCTGCTTTGTGATCGGCAGGCAATGTGTCGCTGGTAAAAGTAAAAGCCATAACCACCTCGCATTAACTTTCATTCGAAACTAAATTGATTTACATGTGACAATATAAGTTATAAATAAGTTAATGCAAGTTTAATAATTTGATGTGATGCACAGGATGTAAAAAAGAAGGGAAAACCGGAGCGAAAGGCTCCGGTAGACAGGTCAGCTGTTAAAAGGGGATGTGTTATCCAGTACGGCCTGAATCACGTTCAGCGCACCCTGATGGTTATTGTCGTCGGTTTGGTAACGGGCAATCGATTTGATGCTCTCGGCTGCATTTGCCATCGCGAAAGCGTAGTGCGCCATTTTCAACATCTCCGCATCGTTACCGCTGTCGCCAATGGCGACGACGTTTTGCGGGGACAGATTCCACCGTTTCAGCAGGCGGCTGATACCGTTCGCTTTATGCAAGCCCGGGATTATCAGATCAATAAAGCCAAAGCCGCTGGTGACGGGCTTCATAATGCCGTCCAGAGCGGTATGCAGATGGTCAATCACCAACGGGATTTGCTGATCGGGCAGGTTCAGTGAAAACTTGAACAGCACATCATCAATATCCTGATAATCCTTTACCGACTTCAGGCGATGATAGTGTTTCGACATCAGCGTGACAAAAGCCTCAGGCGCATTTTCACTGATATAAGCACTTTGCAGGCCGCAGGCCACAAAATTAAGCTGTTTGTCTTTTAGCAGTTCACCAATGACGATACGCGACTCGTGCCGGGTCAGCTCACCGTGAAAAAGCTGTTTACCATGCTCAAATACCAGCGCACCGTTTTCAGCGACAAAAGAGATCTCGTCTTTAAGTTCCGGGAAAAAGGAGATGAGCTGGTAATACTGATTGCCGCTGGCCACGACAAATTCGATATCTCGTTTTTTGAGTTCCTGGTACTGCGCCATAAATCGTGCGTGGTTGTATTTCTTGGCGTCATCAAGAAAAGTTCCGTCCATATCGGTGACGATAACTTTGATGGTCATATATGCTCCTGGAATAGGGCCAGCATTATTAAGCTATTTTACTTGCCATTTTGAACCAGGGCAGTGCTCACAATCCTCACGTACTACGTGTACGCTCCGGTTGTTGCGCGCTGTCCGTGTCCAAACTGGCTGCGACAATGACGCTTAATAAGTCTGGCTCATAACTGCAACCAGAAACATTCTAATAACAATGTGACATGAAGCACAAATTTAATTTCGAATGAAAGTTTCCCCGTCGTCTTTCACGCCACAGGGGCGTTGGCTGTGGCGGTTCGCCCCAGTCACTTACTTATGTAAGCTCCTGGGGACTTACCGCCTTGCCGCCTTCCTGCAACGTGAAATCCATTGGGGAAGGGTTCAAGGCGGAGTCAACACAGCCGTTATCCGAAGGTTGTTACAGCATATGCTCCGTACGGGCAATAATATCGTCCTGCGCATCCGGGGAGAGGGCGGTAAAGAAGGCGGAGTAGCCTGCGACGCGCACCACCAGGTCACGATACTGATCCGGGTGTTTTTTCGCTTCCAGCAGCGTTTCACGAGAAACAATGTTGTACTGAATATGCCAGCCTTTGTGCTCTTCAAAGAAGGTACGCAGCAGGATCATCAGCTTTTGCTTATCAGACTCATTCTCCAGCGTTGCCGGGTTCAGTTTCTGATTGAGCAGTACGCCGCCGAGAATCGAACCGGTAGGCAATTTGCCAACCGAGCCAATCACCGCCGTTGGACCGAGATGATCGGTACCGGAGGCTGGACTTGCGCCTTCTGCCAGCGGTGTATGGGCTTTACGACCATCTGGTGTCGCCATGGTTGCCGCGCCAAACGGCACGTTTGCGGAGATAGATGAGGTGCCGGCATAGTAATTGCCGCCAACCGGACCACGACCGTAACGAGGGTTATGGTACTGTTTCAGCTCGTCGATATAGGTCTGGTAAGCGCGGGCCAGCAGCGTATCGACGCTGTCATCATCGTTACCGTACTTCGGCGCGCCGTTGATCAGACGCTGGCGCAACTGCTCGTGGGTCAGACCGTCAAAATCATCTGCCAGTGCGGCCGCCAGCTGCTGCTGACCGATAACCCCCTGATCAAAGACCAGTTTCTTCACCGCCGCCAGGCTGTTGCCGAGGTTTGCAATGCCGACCTGCAAACCGGAAACCCAGTCATATTTGGCGCCGCCTTGCTTAATGCTTTTAGCGCGTTCGATGCAGTCATCGACCAGGGCTGAGCACAGGATATCGTGCACGTTTTCTTCCAGCATGGTATCCACGACGTACTCAATCTCAATGGATTTGCGCGTGTAATAGCGGATCTGCGTATCCCAGGCCTCCATCACTTCGTCGAAATGATGGAAATTACCGGCCGAGAGCGCTTTTTCTTGCGGCAGGAACACTTTTCCGCTGGTGGCATCGCGGCCACCCTCCAGCGCAGCCAGCATCACGCGGGCAAAGTTAATAAAGCTCATGCCCGTACAGCGGTAGCCCCATTTGCCGCCAACCGCGGTTTCGATGCAGCCAATTGCCGCATAGTCGTACGCATCTTGCGGCTCGATACCGAGTTTAATGAATTCCGGGATGACGATTTCATCGTTGTTAAATGCCGGCATCCCAAAGCCGCAGCGAATCACCTGCACGCAGGCATCAAGGAAATCGTTACTCATCCCCGCGTGATAACGCACGCTAAGGTTCGGCTGGGTAGAGCGCAGGCGACCACAGGATTCGAGAATCGCGTAGGAGAGCGGGTTGACTGCATCCACCGGCTGACCATTAAGCAGATTCTGACCGCCAATGGTGACGTTCTGGTATAACGGACTGCCCGCAGAAGCCTTCGAGTGGGAACCGGAGCGGATTTTGTTCACTTCCAGCAGCTTCAGCCAGCAGCTGTGCAGTAATTCAATCGCATGTTCACGATCCAGCGACTGGTTTAGCTCCACGTCACGGCGATAGAACGGATACAGATACTGGTCCATGCGGCCAAACGATACCGAGTGACCGTTAGATTCGATCTGCAGGATCAACTGGATGAAGTAGCACAATTGCAGCGCCTGCCAGAGGGTTTGCGGCGGCTGATGCGCGATAACATCGCAGTTTTCCGCCATAGCCAGCAGTTCATCGCGACGGCTTTCGCGGGTTTCGGTTTCTGCCATTTTGCGCGCCAGATCGGCAAAACGCTCGATATGCAGGCTGACCGCGTCGAGTACGATATCAATCGCTTTCAGAAACTGATCGCCGTGCAGGTCTTCCAGACAGGTGAGATTAATGCGGGAACGGCGTTCATCAACTTTGTGACGCAGCCCGTCGAGACCTTTTTCCAGTACCAGCGGGAAGTTCACTGCCAGGTGCGCATCGCCGGACGTCATATTGCCTTCGGCTTTGATAATGCCGGTTTCCAGCAGACCTTTTTGCTCGTCGGTAAACATCCCATAGCAGCGATCCTGTACGGTTTGACCACGCCACCACGGGCAAATCTCATGCAGGACACGCTTGTTTTCCTCACTGACCGCAAATCCTGCGCCAGGACGATCGGCCAGGTCATCGATCTCTTTTTCGATCCACGACACGGTGTATTCCGGGAAGATCGGCGCGGCGCGGACTTCACTTGCCTGGTTGCCGATAATCAGTTCGTCATGCTTGATCCAGATAGTGCGTTCCGCCAGATGATGAGCCAGCGCCAGTGCGCGGCGTACCGGGATAGGCTTATCCAGATTTTGTTGATACATCTCGGTATAGTGCTGGGCGCGTTCGGTACAAACCGGGGGTTTCACAATATGGATCAGCGCTGTTTTGTGCGCTTTAATACGGTCGCTGAGCGTATCCAGTTTCAGTGTGGTCATGGCGGTTATCCTCGTAGGGTCGCGGTTAAACCTTTTTGGCTGGCATACTGACTGGCAAATTCAAGCAGCGCAGGCGCATCCAGCGGTTTATCCGGGGCGTTGTAGGGTTGACTGAGTAAGTGGTATTTGTTGATGCCCAGGGTGTGGTAGGGCAAAAAATGAATTTCACCGACGTGAAGTTCGTCGGCAGCAAAATCGGTAATGGCTTTGATCGCTTCTTCGTCTGCGTTGAAACCCTGAATCAGCGGTACACGGATAATTATTTTTTTACCGGCAGCGGCAAGTTTTTTCAGATTATCCAGTACGCGTGCGGCGTTACCCTCGGTCCACTGTTTAAACGGCGCGTCGGCCACATGTTTTAAATCGGCAAGAAACAGATCGACGTTGGGCAATGAAGGTTCAATATACTTCCACGGAACATGCAAACAGGTTTCGACGGCGGTATGAATGCCTGCGTCGTGGCTGGCTTTGAATATTCCGGCAGCCAGTTCCGGCTGCATAAACGGTTCACCGCCGGAAAGCGTGATGCCACCGCCGCTGCGATCATAGAAGGGTTTATCACGCAGTACGGTCTCCATGATGTCCTCTACGCTTTTGACTTCGCCACAGACGGTTAATGCCTGGGTTGGGCAGCAGTGAGTCAGCGCGGTGAACGTGTCATCGGTGAGTTTTTCGCGGTGGATTAACAGGCCGTTCAGCGCGCGTTCTATCACCTCCGGGGCGGCCTGAGCGCACAGGTTACAGCCGTCCAGACACAGGCGTGCGTCGTAGAGCAGATCCTGTGTGCGGGCGCGGCTCTCCGGGTTCTGGCACCAGCGACAGCCCAGGGAGCATCCTTTAAGGAACACTACGGTACGGATACCGGGACCATCGTGGGTGGAATAGCGCTGAATATTGAAAATCATAAGCGGCCTCGTTTCTTTCGTATAAAGATTAAATTACTTTCGAATGAAACTTATATTGACGTGCGTCAACTAACAGCGCGGTTTCGTCGTGCTATTTTTGCTTCATGCAATTATCCGTTTGAGGAAAGGTTATGGAACTCTATTTAGATACGTCTGACGTTGATGCAGTAAAAGCTCTGGCGCGTGTTTTTCCATTAGCCGGGGTGACCACTAACCCGAGCATCGTGGCGGCAGGTAAAAAGAGTCTGGAAGTGTTACTACCGCAATTGCAGGAGGCAATGGGGGGACGGGGTCGTCTGTTTGCTCAGGTGATGGCGACCACGGCTGAAGGAATGGTCAGCGATGCGCGTAAACTGCGGGCAATCATTCCTGATATTGTGGTGAAAGTGCCGGTCACAACAGAAGGTCTGGCGGCGATCAAGTTACTGAAGGAAGAAGGGATCCCTACGCTGGGTACGGCAGTATACAGTGCGACACAGGGGCTGTTAGCCGCACTGGCGGGGGCAGAGTACATCGCGCCTTATGTGAACCGTGTAGATGCTCAGGGAGGGGATGGGATTCAGACGGTGATCGATCTGCAAAGCTTGCTGAAAATGCACGCCCCGCATGCCAAAGTGCTGGCAGCCAGTTTTAAAACACCCCGCCAGGCGCTGGATTGCCTGCTGGCAGGCTCTGAAGCCATCACGCTGCCGCTGGACGTTGCTCAACAGATGATGACCTCCCCGGCCGTTGATGCTGCCGTGGCGAAGTTTGAACACGACTGGCAAGGCGCGTTCGGACGCACTTCTCTTTAAGCAGAACGTGCCGGGGTTACCCGGCACTTTTGCGTATCACCGGGGCGGCAGATTACTGTCCACACACCTCACAGCCCGGGTTGCGCATGAGCTTCATTTCCCGGAACTGACAGGTCATCGCATCGTACATGACGATTTTACCTGTCGCTGGCTTACCGTAGTTTGTCAGCAATTTAATCGCTTCCATTGCCTGCAGAGAACCGATCACGCCAATCAGCGGAGACATGACGCCGGCTTCCACACAGGTTAAGGCGTTTTCCCCGAACAGGCGGCTCAGGCAGCGATAACAGGCTTCCCCGTCCTGATACGTAAAGACGGTGATTTGCCCTTCCATGCGGATGGCTGCGCCGGACACCAGTGGAACCTGAGTGGCAAAACAGGCGGCATTCAACTGATTGCGCACCGCGACGTTATCGGTACAGTCCAGCACCAGGTCATGCTCAGCAATCAGCGCATGAATGGCGGCGTCATCCAGCAGAGCATTGATCGGTGTAATGGCGATATGCGGGTTAATCCGCGCCAGTGCATCGCGGGCTGATTCTACCTTCGGTAGCCCAACGGTCGCGTCGCTGTGCAGCGTCTGGCGCTGAAGGTTAGATACGGACACCGTATCAAAGTCGAGCAGCGTTAACTGCCCGACGCCAGCTCCTGCCAGATACTGGGTGGCGGCACAGCCTAACCCTCCCAGGCCAACGACCAGTACTCGTGCTTCTTTTAGCGCTTCCTGACCGTCAAAATCGAAGCCGCGCAGGATGATTTGCCGGTTATAGCGCAGCATTTCCTGGTCGCTGAGTTCCGCCATTACAGGCCTCCAAACAGGGCATTAAAGGATTCGACTTCGACCCATTCTCCGGGTTCTACGTTACCGCGTTCGCGTTCCAGAACGATAAAGCAGTTGCCCTGGCTGAAGGAACTAAAAATATGTGAACCCTGATGGCCCGTGGTGGTGACTTCCAGCTCACCGTCAGCCGTTCGCTGCAATACGCCGCGCTGAAAATCCAGGCGTCCCGGTGTTTTCTTCAGGCGTGATGCGGTGCGTACACGCTGGCGCGGAGGCAGTCCGCTGGCAGTGTTGCCGCTGAGTTTCGCCAAAAGCGGCTGCACAAGTTGATAAAACGTAAGCGCTGCAGAAACTGGATTTCCTGGCAGGCCGCAAAACCAGCTATTGCTCAGTTTACCGAAAGCAAACGGCTTGCCAGGTTTGATCGCCAGTTTCCAGAAAGCGATTTCACCGAGTTCTTCCAGAATCGTTTTGGTGTAATCCGCCTCGCCCACGGACACACCGCCGGAGCTAATGACCACATCGGCCTGACTGTCGGCTTCGATAAACGCCGCACGTAGCGCGTTTGGATCGTCGCGGATAATACCCAAATTAATGACTTCACAACCCAACTGTTGCAGCATCAGATGTACGGTTAGACGATTGGTGTCATAGATCTGTCCATCCCCCAGCGGCTGGCCGGGCAACTGTAATTCATCCCCGGTGGAGAATACGGCCACGCGCACTTTGCGTACCACGGACACATCGGCGATACCCAGTGAGGCCAGAACAGGCAGTTCAGCGGTTGTCAGGCGCGTTCCTGCGGGAAAGACGACCGCGCCGTTGGCGATATCTTCGCCGCGAAGACGAATATTTTGTCCGCTGCGTACACCAGCGGTAAAACGAATGCCGTCGTCAGTTTGTTCTGTTTGTTCCTGCATGACCACAGCTTCGCAACCCGCAGGAACCGGCGCGCCAGTCATAATACGAATGCAGGTACCCGCAGGCCATTCGCCATGAAAAGGCTGACCGGCAAAGGCTTTGCCTGCCACTGTGAGCGGCTGGCCGGACTCCACATCGGCCACACGTACCGCATAGCCGTCCATTGCCGAGTTATCGAATCCCGGTACGTCAATGGGAGAAACAACGTCGGTTGCCAGAATACGTCCGAAGCATTCAACCAGCGGCAGCGTTTCGACGGCGGTGAGTGGGGTAACACGCGAAAGCATTTGAGAGAGAGCCGTTTCAAGCGGCATCAGTCCGGCGGTAAATTCCATGAGAAGACTCCTGCGGGGCAAAATCGAATCCGGTCATTATGTCAGAAAATGAACGCGGGCAGTATGCCACCTCCGGCTTAGCGTTATTTTATTGACGTCAACCTGTGCTGCCGGCTGAGGCAAGCAGAAAGCGAAAAATAACGGTAAGCTCATCACCCTGTCGGGTAAAGAAACGCTGTTTGAGCCAGGGGAAAACATGACAAAGAATATACCGGACGCAATTCGAGGGCAGGTGAATGCCGCTAGCACACTTATCCGCCAGATTATCGACGGGGATCTCGTTGCCATCCATTTATATGGTTCTGCGGTTGAAAGCGGCTTAAAACCCCAAAGCGACATTGATTTGTTGGTTACCCTACGCAATCCCATGAATGACTGGCAAAGAAAAAAACTGATGCAGGATTTGCTGACCATTTCGGCACCACCCGGTACCTCTGAGCGCTATCGCGCGCTGGAAGTGACCGTTGTTCTGTATTCGCAGATAGTACCCTGGCGATTCCCACCGGTGAGGGAAATGCAATTTGGTGAATGGTTGCGTGACGATATCCACGCTGGAATTTTTGAACCTGCGCAGACAGATCCTGATCTTTCCATTCTGCTGACACAAGCCCGCCACGTCAGTGTACCGCTGTTCGGTGAGCGCGCTGAGACGTTATTTAACGTCGTGCCTGAAAGTGATTTATTGCAGACCTTTCGCCATACCCTTGAACTGTGGCAGGAACCGGCGGATTTACTGGGGGACGAGCGTAATATCATCCTTGCGCTGGCGCGTATCTGGTATAGCGTTGTGACGGGCAATATTGTCGCTAAAGATGAGGCCGCGTCCTGGCTCCTGCCGCAATTACCCGTTGAACATGCTGACATACTACACGCTGCGCGTTCGGAATATCTGGGGTTGACCCAACAGGACTGGGCAGTATCTATGCCGTCTGTAGAACGCTTTGTGTTTTATGCAAAAAAACAGATTACCGGGCTGCTCTAGTCGTTTATTCAACAGCGTCGAGAGATATCTTTCCTGTTTAACACATCTGCATTCCCTGATTGGATCGGTTCCGAGGGGCGGGCCTTTACCTTTACATGACGTCTGCATCTTTCTATAGTCAAAAATCGAATCAATAACTCACAGAAATTCTGATATTTATAACCCGATAACTGCCATCTTAATGGACGATAAAAATGGGCAAAGCAGTCATTGCAATTCACGGCGGTGCTGGCGCAATAACCCGCTCACAGCTAAGTCAGGAGCAGGAGTTACGCTACATTCAGGCGCTGTCAGATATCGTTGAGGTGGGACAACGTATGCTTGAGGCGGGGCAGAGCGCGCTGGATGTCGTCACTGAGGCCGTGCGATTGCTGGAAGAATGTCCGCTGTTTAATGCCGGAATCGGCGCTGTCTTTACCCGTGACGAAACCCATGAGCTGGATGCGTGCGTGATGGACGGTAATACGCTTAAAGCAGGTGCCGTCGCCGGTATTCGCCACTTACGCAATCCGGTCCTCGCGGCGCGGCTGGTGATGGAGCTCAGCCCACATGTGATGATGGTTGGCGAAGGGGCGGAGAATTTTGCTATTGCGCAGGGAATGACGCGCGTATCTGCGGATATTTTTTCTACACCGGAACGTTATGCGCAACTGCTGGCGGCGCGTGAAGCGGGTGAAACCGTACTTGACCATAGCGGTACTCCGCTCGATGAAAGCAACAAAATGGGAACCGTTGGCGCGGTCGCGCTGGATCAATTCGGTAATCTGGCGGCGGCGACATCGACCGGTGGGATGACCAATAAACTGCCGGGGCGTGTCGGAGACAGTCCGCTGGTCGGCGCGGGATGTTATGCCAATAACGCCAGTGTTGCCGTCTCTTGTACCGGTACCGGCGAGGTATTTATTCGTGCGCTGGCGGCATATGACATCGCCGCGCTGATGGATTATGGCGGCCTGAGCTTATCAGAGGCCTGCGAACGTGTGGTGATGGAAAAATTACCGGCACTGGGCGGTAGCGGTGGGCTCATTGCTATCGATCACGAAGGCAACGTCGCCTTACCGTTTAACAGTGAAGGCATGTACCGTGCCTGGGGATACGCTGGCGATACGCCAACCACCGGTATTTACCGGGAGAAAGGAGATACCGTTGCCACACAGTGATGAGCTTGATGCCAGCGATGTTCTGGCCGTCAGCAATCTGAATATTGCTTTCAAGCAAGAGCAGCAGCGTATCACGGCGGTACGCGACCTCTCTTTTCGCCTGAAACGTGGGGAAACGTTGGCGATTGTTGGCGAGTCCGGCTCGGGGAAATCGGTAACGGCGTTATCGCTAATGCGATTGCTTGAACAGTCAGGCGGGGAAGTCAGCTGCGATGAAATGTTGCTGCGACGGCGTAACCGGCAGGTCATTGAGTTGAGTGAGCAGAGCGCTTCGCAGATGCGCCATGTGCGCGGTGCGGATATCGCCATGATCTTTCAGGAGCCGATGACCTCGCTCAATCCGGTGTTTACCGTTGGCGAGCAAATTGCCGAGTCAATCCGCTTACACCAGGGAGCCAGCCGTGAAGAGGCGATGGCAGAGGCGAAACGCATGCTCGATCAGGTGCGGATACCCGAATCGAGAGCTATTTTGTCTCGTTTTCCCCATCAGCTTTCCGGCGGTATGCGCCAGCGGGTGATGATTGCCATGGCGCTGTCGTGCCGCCCGGCTGTATTGATTGCTGATGAGCCGACAACCGCGCTGGATGTCACGATTCAAGCGCAGATCCTGCAACTGATTAAAGTGTTGCAGCAGGATATGTCCATGGGCGTGATTTTTATCACTCACGATATGGGCGTGGTTGCTGATATTGCCGATCGTGTGCTGGTGATGTATCAAGGCGAAGCGGTGGAAACCGGCAGCGTTGAGCAGATCTTTCATGCGCCGCAACATCCTTATACCAAAGCGCTTCTGGCTGCTGTGCCGCAACTCGGGGCCATGAACGGACACGACTTTCCGCGTCGTTTTCCTCTCATTTCACTGCATGATCCTGACCATATTGAACCGCAGACTGAGCAGGACACCGTAGTCGAAGGCGAGCCGATTTTGCAGGTACGCAATCTGGTGACGCGTTTTCCATTGCGCAGCGGGATTCTTAATCGTGTCACCCGCGAAGTACATGCGGTGGAAAATGTCAGCTTTGATCTTTGGCCGGGCGAAACGCTTTCGCTGGTGGGGGAGTCGGGCTGCGGTAAATCCACCACCGGCCGGGCATTGTTGCGTCTGGTCGAGTCTCAGCGTGGTGAGATCACCTTCAATGGACAACGTATAGATTCGCTGGCGACCAGCAAACTTCAACCGCTGCGCCGGGATATCCAGTTTATCTTCCAGGATCCTTATGCCTCACTCGATCCGCGCCAGACGGTTGGGTATTCCATTCTGGAACCGCTGCGCGTTCATGGCTTGCTGCAGGGAGAAGCCGCGGCAAAACGCGTGGCGTGGTTGCTCGAGCGTGTTGGGTTGCTTCCTGAACATGCCTGGCGTTATCCGCACGAATTTTCTGGCGGTCAGCGTCAGCGCATCTGCATAGCCCGGGCGTTGGCACTCAATCCGAAAGTGATTATTGCCGATGAGTCGGTGTCTGCGCTGGATGTTTCTATTCGTGGGCAGATCATTAACCTGTTGCTCGATCTGCAGCGAGAAATGGGCATTGCCTATCTGTTTATTTCCCACGATATGGCGGTGGTCGAGCGTATCAGTCACCGTGTGGCCGTGATGTATCTTGGGCAGATTGTTGAGATCGGGACGCGGCGGGCGGTGTTTGAAAATCCGCAGCATCCCTATACACGTAAATTATTGGCGGCAGTACCGGTCGCCGATCCGTCACATCACAGGCCACAGCGCGTGCTGCTGTCGGATGACATCCCCAGTAATATCCGCAAACGCGGTGAAGAGATCCCCCCCGTTGCACTACAGCTCGTGGGGCCGGGGCACTATGTTGCGCGTCCGCAACCGGAAAATGCGCTTTCGCGTTTATAACAGGCAGGCAGGGTTCAGGAGAATAACATGACACAAATTGTTGCTCGTAAATGGCTGGTTGCTCTGGGGGTCGCCTCTGCGCTGGCCGCATCCCCTTCCTGGGCGGCCAAAGATGTGGTGGTGGCGGTAGGATCGAATTTCACCACGCTCGATCCGTATGACGCGAACGACACGCTGTCACAGGCGGTGGCAAAGTCGTTTTATCAAGGCCTGTTTGGTCTTGATAAAGAGATGAAGCTGAAAAATGTGTTGGCGGAGAGTTACTCCGTTTCCGACGATGGTCTGATCTATAGCGTAAAACTGCGTCAGGGTGTGAAGTTCCAGGATGGGACTGACTTTAATGCGGCAGCGGTAAAAGCTAACCTGGATCGGGCCAGCAACCCGGAAAACCACCTTAAACGCTATAACCTGTATAAGAATATCGATAAAACCGAGGTTGTTGATCCGTCTACGGTGAGGATTACGCTCAAGCAGCCGTTCTCTGCGTTTATCAATATTCTGGCGCATCCGGCGACAGCGATGATTTCTCCGGCAGCACTGGCGAAATACGGGAAGGACATTGGTTTCCATCCTGTAGGAACCGGACCGTATCAGCTTGAGACCTGGAATCAGACCGATTTTGTTAAGGTGAAGAAGTTTGCGGGCTACTGGCAGCAGGGTTTGCCAAAGCTTGATACCATTACCTGGCGTCCGGTGACGGACAACAATACCCGTGCGGCGATGTTGCAGACGGGCGAAGCGCAGTTTGCTTTCCCGATTCCTTACGAGCAGGCGGCGTTGCTGGCTAAGAATAAAAATCTGCAGTTGGTGGCCAGCCCGTCAATTATGCAGCGCTATATCAGTATGAACGTCACGCAAAAACCGTTCGATAATCCAAAAGTTCGCGAGGCGCTGAATTATGCGATCAACCGACAGGCGCTGGTGAAAGTCGCTTTCGCCGGTTACGCGACACCTGCGACGGGTGTACTTCCGCCAGCGATTGCTTACGCACAAAGCTATACGCCGTGGCCTTACGATCCGGCGAAAGCGCGCGAGTTGCTGAAAGAGGCGGGTTACCCTAACGGTTTTACCACCACGTTGTGGTCTTCACATAACCACAGTACTGCGCAGAAAGTGCTGC contains:
- a CDS encoding DUF1479 domain-containing protein encodes the protein MAFTFTSDTLPADHKAAIRQMKHALRAQLGDVQQIFNQLSDDIATRVAEINALKAQGDAVWPVLSYADIKAGNVTAEQREQIKRRGCAVIKGHFPREQALGWDQSMLDYLDRNRFDEVYKGPGDNFFGTLSASRPEIYPIYWSQAQMQARQSEEMANAQSFLNRLWTFESDGKQWFNPDVSVIYPDRIRRRPPGTTSKGLGAHTDSGALERWLLPAYQRVFANVFNGNLAKYDPWHAAHRTEVEEYTVDNTTKCSVFRTFQGWTALSDMLPGQGLLHVVPIPEAMAYVLLRPLLDDVPEDELCGVAPGRVLPVSEQWHPLLIEALTSIPQLEAGDSVWWHCDVIHSVAPVENQQGWGNVMYIPAAPMCEKNLAYAHKVKAALEKGASPGDFPREDYETNWEGRFTLADLNIHGKRALGME
- a CDS encoding Cof-type HAD-IIB family hydrolase — protein: MTIKVIVTDMDGTFLDDAKKYNHARFMAQYQELKKRDIEFVVASGNQYYQLISFFPELKDEISFVAENGALVFEHGKQLFHGELTRHESRIVIGELLKDKQLNFVACGLQSAYISENAPEAFVTLMSKHYHRLKSVKDYQDIDDVLFKFSLNLPDQQIPLVIDHLHTALDGIMKPVTSGFGFIDLIIPGLHKANGISRLLKRWNLSPQNVVAIGDSGNDAEMLKMAHYAFAMANAAESIKSIARYQTDDNNHQGALNVIQAVLDNTSPFNS
- a CDS encoding glycyl radical protein, giving the protein MTTLKLDTLSDRIKAHKTALIHIVKPPVCTERAQHYTEMYQQNLDKPIPVRRALALAHHLAERTIWIKHDELIIGNQASEVRAAPIFPEYTVSWIEKEIDDLADRPGAGFAVSEENKRVLHEICPWWRGQTVQDRCYGMFTDEQKGLLETGIIKAEGNMTSGDAHLAVNFPLVLEKGLDGLRHKVDERRSRINLTCLEDLHGDQFLKAIDIVLDAVSLHIERFADLARKMAETETRESRRDELLAMAENCDVIAHQPPQTLWQALQLCYFIQLILQIESNGHSVSFGRMDQYLYPFYRRDVELNQSLDREHAIELLHSCWLKLLEVNKIRSGSHSKASAGSPLYQNVTIGGQNLLNGQPVDAVNPLSYAILESCGRLRSTQPNLSVRYHAGMSNDFLDACVQVIRCGFGMPAFNNDEIVIPEFIKLGIEPQDAYDYAAIGCIETAVGGKWGYRCTGMSFINFARVMLAALEGGRDATSGKVFLPQEKALSAGNFHHFDEVMEAWDTQIRYYTRKSIEIEYVVDTMLEENVHDILCSALVDDCIERAKSIKQGGAKYDWVSGLQVGIANLGNSLAAVKKLVFDQGVIGQQQLAAALADDFDGLTHEQLRQRLINGAPKYGNDDDSVDTLLARAYQTYIDELKQYHNPRYGRGPVGGNYYAGTSSISANVPFGAATMATPDGRKAHTPLAEGASPASGTDHLGPTAVIGSVGKLPTGSILGGVLLNQKLNPATLENESDKQKLMILLRTFFEEHKGWHIQYNIVSRETLLEAKKHPDQYRDLVVRVAGYSAFFTALSPDAQDDIIARTEHML
- a CDS encoding glycyl-radical enzyme activating protein — translated: MIFNIQRYSTHDGPGIRTVVFLKGCSLGCRWCQNPESRARTQDLLYDARLCLDGCNLCAQAAPEVIERALNGLLIHREKLTDDTFTALTHCCPTQALTVCGEVKSVEDIMETVLRDKPFYDRSGGGITLSGGEPFMQPELAAGIFKASHDAGIHTAVETCLHVPWKYIEPSLPNVDLFLADLKHVADAPFKQWTEGNAARVLDNLKKLAAAGKKIIIRVPLIQGFNADEEAIKAITDFAADELHVGEIHFLPYHTLGINKYHLLSQPYNAPDKPLDAPALLEFASQYASQKGLTATLRG
- the fsa gene encoding fructose-6-phosphate aldolase, which gives rise to MELYLDTSDVDAVKALARVFPLAGVTTNPSIVAAGKKSLEVLLPQLQEAMGGRGRLFAQVMATTAEGMVSDARKLRAIIPDIVVKVPVTTEGLAAIKLLKEEGIPTLGTAVYSATQGLLAALAGAEYIAPYVNRVDAQGGDGIQTVIDLQSLLKMHAPHAKVLAASFKTPRQALDCLLAGSEAITLPLDVAQQMMTSPAVDAAVAKFEHDWQGAFGRTSL